The following is a genomic window from Lysinibacillus sp. G4S2.
AATTCTACAACGTCCTGTCCTTTTTGTGTTTCAAAATACACCCAATGTGGATTTTCACAAGCATTTGTAAAGCCCGATTCTATAGTTTTACTACTATTTTCAAATGAATAGTTTTTAACGTATGTAATATATTCATTATCTGTAATTTCTTTTTGCGGACCATAAAAATACCAAAATACCCCTAAAATACCGATTGGTACAATCCACAGTATGTTTCTTTTGCTTAATTTCCCCATATTTGTAGCCCCCTTTATTAGAATATTTTATCACCTTTATACTAATTTTTGCTAGCTTACAATAATATTTTCTGTTTAATGATTTTATTTTGTAGTGAAAGAAATTAAGGAAACTAAGAGGCGAATGATGACGTCAATTATGAATGCAATAAGGTATTCAATTTGTATCTTTTAAATTATGTTAGATGATTTTCAGAATGACTTGGAGGCCAAATGCGACATCCAAATATAAAGCAAGGAGATAAACATTAATGAATTATGAAGTATTTCAATGGATTAATGATATAGCAGGTCGTTATCCTTTTCTAGATAAAGGGATGATTTTCATCACTAATAGCGTTCCTTATGTCGTAATCGTATTCATGTTATTTTTGTGGTTTACTGGAAACAAGGACAAAAGAGCTGAAAAACAATATACAGCTATATACATTGTCTTTACCTGTTTACTAGGATTGGCTCTAAACGCAATCCTTCACTCTGTCTATTATCATTCACGCCCATTCGTGACGCATCATGTTCATCAACTAGTACCTCATAATACTGACTCTTCATTTGTAAGTGATCATGCGGTATTAGTATTTTCGGTAGCTTGTACGTTGTTGCTACGAAAAGACTCGTGGAAGTATCCTGTATTAGTATGGGCTATCATTGTCGGTATTTCGCGTATTTTCGTTGGAGTCCATTATCCAGCAGACGTGATTGGCGGCGCTCTTCTTTCTTTAGGAGCAAGTATGATTGTTATGCAGCTCTCAAAAAAATTGGAGCCTATAGTACAAGTAGTTTTCAATATATATAAGAAACTAACAAAATATATCCCAGTCCTAGCGAAATTTAGCCATTAAGACGTAAGCCAGAAAAGATAAGGAATATAAATTCAAAGATTGAAAGAGTCGTATTTTTATACGGCTCTTTTTGTAAGCAATAATAAAGATTGACGTTTTATCATACACTCGCTAATATGTTAGATATCTAACGCATCAGGAGTGATTTTTTGTCTTTATATGAACAAGTTAAGCGTATTAATGAGGCTGAATATTCAATAAACCGTCTGATCTTTAAACATTATAAGCAATATTTAAATAGTGGCATTACAACACAACAAGCGGTTGTATTAGATATTGTGTACTTAGCAGAACGCATTACGGTCGGTGAAATTGCGAATGAAATGAATATTAGTTCTAGTGCAGTTAGCCAATTGATTGCGAAATTAGAAAAGAATCAATATATTAAGCGAGAGATTAATCCACAAAATCGACGCGAAGTATTTATAACGTTAGATGAAAAGGGAATGGAGTATTTTTCAAAGCAAGATTTTGTAGAACAACAAATTGCAGATAAAATTTACAGCAAACTTTCATCAAAAGAGGTTGACGAATTAGAACGCATTGTTAAAAAATTAAGACAGATTGCGATGAAGGAATTATAATAATTTCTTCATGTTTAATATGTTAGGTATCTAAAATATTTAGGAGACTAATAAATGAAGGATTTACTTAAAAATATTGAGTTTAATGGCGCTGTGTATCATGAAACAAATGGGCAAATAAAGGAGTATTATCATGGTTTTCAAGAAATCACAAAGCAGCATCTTATTA
Proteins encoded in this region:
- a CDS encoding MarR family transcriptional regulator, translating into MSLYEQVKRINEAEYSINRLIFKHYKQYLNSGITTQQAVVLDIVYLAERITVGEIANEMNISSSAVSQLIAKLEKNQYIKREINPQNRREVFITLDEKGMEYFSKQDFVEQQIADKIYSKLSSKEVDELERIVKKLRQIAMKEL
- a CDS encoding glucosamine 6-phosphate synthetase, coding for MGKLSKRNILWIVPIGILGVFWYFYGPQKEITDNEYITYVKNYSFENSSKTIESGFTNACENPHWVYFETQKGQDVVEFKGDCPVNNKTAKVNVQFLVDRDITKVRYGAMLVDNKMQEEADRDKYLLALIGK
- a CDS encoding undecaprenyl-diphosphatase, with amino-acid sequence MNYEVFQWINDIAGRYPFLDKGMIFITNSVPYVVIVFMLFLWFTGNKDKRAEKQYTAIYIVFTCLLGLALNAILHSVYYHSRPFVTHHVHQLVPHNTDSSFVSDHAVLVFSVACTLLLRKDSWKYPVLVWAIIVGISRIFVGVHYPADVIGGALLSLGASMIVMQLSKKLEPIVQVVFNIYKKLTKYIPVLAKFSH